From Acetonema longum DSM 6540, the proteins below share one genomic window:
- a CDS encoding PolC-type DNA polymerase III — protein MSKYCIAPGNCQNFLRLIQKQHWPDQHKRILQQCRISLIDVYPEEKKWQLHLKAPQALSPELLRELSGKLCVDCGLANVEISVQVNNLEPFLTQHWAEFVTQVTEQHPGSRHFLLAASWTLENECLTIDTINPITAEMLLDKGLESGIEQYIAREFSRHCKVRIASQRPECGGEPEPDEMITDEYWQALTEAANAGDTKPGRSRSKSGKETDGSILLGRNIRDEAQAIVTIQEEARNVVVAGEVVTVDFRQLRSGRYLGIFDIVDASDGISAKIYFDSDEQYGKVADKLSPGMLIKVKGTVQFDKYAKENVLFADSIIQLKKTVRNDNSEIKRIELHAHTRMSPLDSVMAVKDYIKTAARWKHPAVAITDHGVVQAFPEAYDEAAKHGVKIIYGMEGYLFDQDIAQSNHIVLLAKNRQGLMNLYKLVSISHLKYLHRTPRIPRSVLSEHREGLILGSACEAGELIQAMLAGADDEVIRQIAVFYDYLEIQPEGNNAFLLRTGKVENEAALRDINQKICDLGEQLNLPVVATCDVHFLNPEDECYRRILMSGQGYTDAELQPPLYFRTTEEMLAEFQYLGEKKAYEVVVTNTRRISDLVENFKPIPDELYSPQIPGAEDAIRTMSYARAKELYGDPLPELIASRLKNELDSIINNGFAVLYFIAHKLVKKSMDDGYLVGSRGSVGSSFVATMTGITEVNPLPPHWRCPACKYSEFITDGTYGGGFDLPDKTCPRCGALAEKNGHDIPFAVFMGFHGDKVPDIDLNFSGDYQPTAHKYTEELFGKDNVFRAGTIATIADKTAFGFVKNYYNDKGIVVRNALVNKLVSGCTGVKRTTGQHPGGIMVVPRDMDVHHFTPIQYPADDKNSKTITTHFDYHSISSRLVKLDILGHDDPTVIKMLEDLTGVDAKRIPFDDSKTMALFSSTTTLDLTPEQLGSTVGTFGIPEFGTKFVRQMLETTSPKTFSELVRISGFSHGTDVWLNNAQDLIKNGTAKLSEAISARDDIMVYLIQRGVEPQIAFKVMESVRKGKGVKAEDCEKLRQKNVPEWYIESCQKIKYMFPKAHAVAYVMMAFRIAYFKVYYPQAFYASYFSVRADDFDANLILQGAQSLRNKLAEFEQKGNTLTAKEKSLQTIIEMALEMYLRGFNFQRVDLYRSDATKFLIAGSDLLPPIASLQGVGASAAWNITQVRQGRPFSSMEDLRNRARVSKTVIDILQEHGCLQGLPPTDQMLLFA, from the coding sequence ATGAGTAAATATTGCATTGCCCCAGGGAACTGCCAGAACTTTTTGCGCCTGATTCAGAAACAGCATTGGCCGGATCAGCATAAACGCATCTTACAGCAGTGCCGGATTTCCCTGATTGACGTTTACCCGGAAGAAAAAAAGTGGCAGCTGCATCTGAAAGCGCCTCAGGCTTTATCGCCGGAGTTGCTGAGAGAGTTAAGCGGGAAATTATGTGTTGACTGCGGTTTAGCCAATGTAGAGATTTCTGTCCAAGTTAACAATCTGGAGCCATTTTTAACCCAGCATTGGGCTGAATTTGTGACCCAGGTCACCGAGCAGCATCCCGGCAGCAGGCACTTTTTACTGGCGGCCAGTTGGACGCTGGAAAATGAATGCCTGACGATTGACACTATTAATCCCATTACGGCTGAGATGCTGCTGGATAAGGGACTGGAAAGCGGTATCGAACAATATATCGCCCGGGAATTCTCCCGTCACTGCAAGGTCCGGATTGCTTCCCAGCGCCCAGAGTGCGGGGGAGAGCCGGAACCCGACGAAATGATAACCGACGAATATTGGCAGGCACTGACCGAGGCCGCCAACGCCGGTGATACCAAACCCGGACGTTCCCGGTCCAAGTCTGGAAAGGAAACAGACGGCAGCATTCTTCTGGGCAGAAACATCCGGGATGAAGCCCAGGCCATTGTGACGATACAGGAAGAAGCCCGCAATGTGGTTGTAGCCGGGGAAGTTGTCACGGTTGATTTTCGACAGCTGCGGTCCGGACGTTATCTGGGGATCTTCGATATTGTGGACGCCAGCGACGGCATCAGCGCGAAAATATATTTTGATTCAGACGAACAATACGGCAAAGTCGCCGACAAACTTTCCCCCGGTATGCTGATCAAAGTAAAAGGGACGGTTCAATTTGACAAGTATGCCAAAGAAAATGTGCTTTTTGCCGACAGTATCATTCAACTGAAAAAAACAGTACGCAATGATAACAGCGAAATTAAACGGATTGAGCTTCACGCTCATACCCGGATGAGTCCGTTGGATTCGGTAATGGCGGTAAAGGATTATATCAAAACAGCGGCCAGATGGAAGCACCCGGCGGTTGCCATTACCGACCATGGTGTGGTTCAAGCCTTTCCCGAAGCCTATGATGAGGCGGCCAAACACGGCGTAAAAATCATTTATGGCATGGAAGGATATTTGTTTGACCAAGACATCGCTCAGTCCAATCATATTGTCCTGCTGGCGAAAAATCGCCAGGGACTGATGAATTTATATAAACTGGTTTCGATCTCCCATCTGAAATACTTGCACCGTACGCCACGGATTCCCCGCTCTGTATTAAGCGAACACCGGGAAGGCTTGATCCTGGGATCGGCCTGTGAAGCCGGGGAATTGATCCAGGCGATGCTGGCCGGGGCTGATGACGAAGTGATCCGTCAAATCGCTGTATTTTATGATTATCTGGAAATTCAGCCGGAGGGAAACAACGCATTTTTGCTGCGGACGGGTAAAGTCGAAAATGAGGCGGCATTAAGAGATATCAATCAAAAAATCTGCGATTTGGGCGAGCAACTCAACCTGCCGGTGGTGGCCACCTGTGACGTACATTTTTTGAATCCGGAGGATGAGTGTTACCGCCGTATCCTTATGTCCGGACAGGGGTATACTGACGCTGAACTGCAGCCGCCATTATACTTCCGTACTACCGAGGAAATGCTGGCTGAGTTTCAGTATTTGGGCGAGAAAAAGGCTTATGAGGTGGTGGTCACCAATACCCGCCGCATCAGCGACTTAGTGGAAAACTTCAAACCCATACCGGATGAACTGTATTCACCTCAGATCCCAGGGGCGGAGGACGCGATACGCACGATGTCCTATGCCAGAGCCAAGGAGCTTTATGGCGATCCGCTGCCCGAGCTGATTGCCTCCCGCCTGAAAAATGAACTGGATTCTATTATTAATAACGGGTTTGCCGTATTATATTTCATAGCGCACAAACTAGTGAAAAAATCTATGGACGACGGTTACCTGGTTGGTTCGCGGGGATCAGTAGGTTCATCTTTTGTCGCCACCATGACCGGGATCACCGAGGTCAATCCGCTGCCGCCACATTGGCGTTGTCCGGCCTGCAAATACAGTGAGTTTATCACAGATGGAACTTACGGCGGCGGATTTGATCTGCCTGACAAAACATGTCCCCGCTGCGGCGCTTTGGCCGAAAAGAACGGGCACGATATCCCCTTTGCCGTATTTATGGGTTTCCACGGCGATAAAGTACCGGATATTGATTTGAATTTTTCCGGCGATTATCAGCCGACCGCCCATAAATATACTGAAGAGCTGTTCGGCAAAGACAATGTGTTCCGGGCCGGCACCATTGCCACTATTGCCGACAAAACCGCCTTTGGCTTTGTAAAAAACTATTACAATGATAAAGGCATCGTCGTCCGCAATGCCTTGGTGAATAAACTGGTATCCGGCTGCACTGGAGTAAAACGGACGACCGGTCAGCACCCTGGCGGCATCATGGTTGTTCCGCGGGATATGGATGTCCATCATTTTACGCCAATCCAGTATCCGGCGGACGATAAAAACTCCAAGACCATAACCACCCACTTTGACTATCATTCCATCAGCAGCAGGCTGGTCAAACTGGATATTCTGGGGCACGATGATCCCACGGTGATCAAAATGCTGGAAGACTTGACCGGCGTGGATGCCAAACGGATTCCTTTTGATGACAGTAAAACCATGGCTTTGTTTTCATCTACTACCACTTTAGATCTGACTCCCGAACAATTAGGGTCTACAGTGGGTACCTTCGGCATTCCTGAGTTTGGTACGAAGTTTGTCAGACAAATGCTGGAGACCACCAGCCCTAAGACCTTTAGCGAACTGGTGCGGATTAGCGGTTTTTCCCACGGAACGGATGTATGGCTCAATAATGCCCAGGATTTGATTAAAAACGGGACGGCCAAACTTTCCGAGGCTATTTCCGCCCGGGATGACATCATGGTGTATTTGATTCAAAGGGGAGTAGAGCCGCAAATCGCCTTTAAAGTCATGGAAAGCGTGCGTAAAGGCAAGGGCGTGAAAGCCGAAGACTGTGAGAAACTGCGGCAAAAAAATGTGCCGGAATGGTATATAGAGTCCTGCCAGAAGATCAAATATATGTTTCCCAAAGCCCATGCAGTAGCTTATGTGATGATGGCCTTCCGCATCGCATATTTCAAAGTGTATTATCCCCAAGCCTTTTATGCTTCCTATTTTTCGGTCCGGGCGGATGATTTTGATGCGAATTTAATTTTGCAGGGAGCCCAGTCGCTGCGAAACAAACTGGCGGAATTTGAGCAAAAAGGCAATACATTGACTGCGAAAGAAAAGAGTCTGCAGACGATTATCGAAATGGCGCTGGAAATGTATTTGCGGGGATTTAATTTTCAGCGTGTGGATCTCTATCGTTCCGATGCCACTAAATTTTTAATCGCGGGTAGCGACCTGCTGCCTCCGATTGCCTCTCTGCAGGGAGTAGGCGCCTCCGCCGCCTGGAATATTACCCAGGTACGCCAGGGCAGGCCCTTTTCCTCAATGGAAGATCTCAGGAACCGGGCGCGGGTGTCCAAAACGGTGATCGATATTTTGCAGGAACACGGCTGTCTGCAAGGATTGCCTCCTACCGATCAAATGCTGCTGTTTGCTTAA
- the rimP gene encoding ribosome maturation factor RimP encodes MKPIEQTAERLILDIIKDTKLELVDVEYVKERDWYLRVYIDKPGGIDMDDCQWVSEKLENKLDELDPIKESYYLEVSSPGLDRTLKKERDFQRHAGDTVEVHTFAPINGSKKIVGELDGLRDNHVVIKVDDSVMNIPWDKVSQVRLHIDF; translated from the coding sequence ATGAAACCAATTGAACAAACCGCGGAACGCCTTATCTTGGATATTATCAAAGATACCAAGCTGGAATTGGTGGATGTGGAATATGTAAAAGAAAGGGACTGGTATCTGCGGGTATACATAGATAAACCTGGCGGCATTGATATGGATGACTGTCAGTGGGTCAGTGAAAAATTGGAGAATAAACTGGATGAATTAGATCCCATTAAAGAAAGTTACTATCTGGAAGTGTCTTCACCGGGCCTGGATAGAACTTTAAAAAAAGAAAGAGACTTTCAGCGTCATGCCGGAGATACAGTCGAAGTCCATACCTTTGCTCCGATTAACGGCAGCAAGAAAATTGTCGGCGAACTCGACGGTTTAAGGGACAATCACGTTGTCATCAAAGTGGATGACAGCGTGATGAACATTCCGTGGGATAAAGTTTCACAAGTGCGTTTGCACATTGATTTTTAG
- the nusA gene encoding transcription termination factor NusA, with protein sequence MNAEFMQAFEQLGKEKGISTEVLFDAIEAALISAYKRNFASAQNVRVSLDRSTGDIHVFARKTVVEVVKDPRMEISLEEAKRTDVRYELDDVVELEVTPKNFGRIAAQTAKQVVVQRIREAERGIIFEEFSNRESDIVTGIVQRIEQKNVLIDLGKAEAILAPSEQMTGELYKPGDRIKTYITEVRKTTKGPQILVSRTHPGLLKRLFELEVPEIHDGVVEIKSVAREPGLRSKIAVYSRDENVDPVGACVGHKGMRVQTIVNELRGEKIDIVKWNSDPAKYIASALSPAKVVLVDVNETEKISKVVVPDYQLSLAIGKEGQNARLAAKLTGWKIDIKSESQAGSLV encoded by the coding sequence GTGAACGCAGAATTTATGCAGGCTTTTGAGCAGTTGGGCAAGGAAAAAGGGATATCTACAGAAGTTTTATTTGACGCCATCGAAGCGGCTCTGATATCAGCCTATAAGCGTAATTTTGCATCGGCTCAAAATGTAAGGGTTTCACTGGACCGGAGTACAGGGGACATACACGTTTTTGCCCGTAAGACCGTTGTCGAGGTGGTAAAGGACCCCAGAATGGAAATATCTTTAGAAGAGGCAAAAAGAACCGATGTTCGATATGAGCTGGACGATGTGGTTGAATTGGAGGTCACGCCCAAAAACTTCGGACGTATTGCCGCCCAAACTGCCAAGCAGGTCGTGGTGCAACGCATTCGTGAGGCTGAGCGTGGGATTATTTTTGAGGAATTTTCCAATCGGGAAAGTGACATTGTCACAGGAATTGTACAGCGGATCGAGCAGAAAAACGTATTGATCGACCTGGGGAAAGCGGAAGCCATCCTGGCTCCTTCCGAGCAAATGACCGGTGAACTGTATAAACCCGGTGACCGTATCAAAACGTATATTACTGAAGTGAGAAAAACCACTAAAGGCCCTCAGATTCTCGTTTCCCGCACTCACCCAGGACTCTTAAAACGGCTGTTTGAGTTGGAAGTGCCGGAAATACACGATGGGGTTGTGGAAATCAAATCGGTTGCCCGCGAACCAGGCCTGAGGTCAAAGATAGCCGTTTATTCCCGGGATGAAAACGTGGATCCGGTTGGCGCCTGTGTCGGACACAAAGGAATGCGTGTGCAGACTATTGTAAACGAATTACGGGGCGAGAAAATTGATATTGTGAAATGGAATTCGGATCCGGCTAAGTATATCGCTAGTGCTCTCAGTCCGGCGAAAGTGGTCTTGGTGGATGTCAATGAGACCGAGAAAATATCTAAGGTTGTGGTCCCTGATTACCAGCTCTCCCTGGCCATCGGCAAAGAGGGGCAAAACGCCCGGCTGGCGGCTAAATTAACCGGATGGAAAATTGATATTAAAAGTGAATCCCAGGCCGGATCGCTGGTTTAG
- the rnpM gene encoding RNase P modulator RnpM yields the protein MKTKKNPQRMCVGCQEMKSKKELLRVLRTPEGQIVLDLTGKKAGRGAYICNNETCFTKAYKEKRLERALKQALQPETYEEIKACILAVPNAN from the coding sequence TTGAAAACAAAAAAAAATCCCCAGCGCATGTGCGTGGGCTGCCAGGAAATGAAGAGTAAAAAGGAACTGCTTCGAGTCCTGCGTACCCCGGAAGGACAAATCGTCCTGGATTTGACAGGAAAAAAAGCCGGGCGTGGCGCCTATATCTGCAATAACGAAACCTGTTTTACCAAAGCGTATAAGGAAAAGAGGCTGGAACGGGCGTTGAAGCAGGCGCTGCAACCTGAAACTTATGAGGAAATAAAGGCATGCATACTAGCGGTACCCAATGCAAATTAA
- a CDS encoding L7Ae/L30e/S12e/Gadd45 family ribosomal protein, with protein sequence MHTSGTQCKLIAMLGLAQKAGKVISGDDAITKAARNGSVHIVLIAADASDNTRKGYQDMANYYKVVCVEVLSKEQLGASIGKAQRAALAITDAGFGLAVKKLCLEHT encoded by the coding sequence ATGCATACTAGCGGTACCCAATGCAAATTAATCGCCATGCTGGGACTGGCCCAAAAAGCCGGCAAAGTGATTTCCGGCGACGACGCCATCACTAAGGCAGCTCGCAACGGCAGCGTTCACATCGTATTGATCGCTGCGGATGCTTCCGATAATACCCGAAAAGGTTACCAGGACATGGCTAATTACTATAAAGTTGTTTGTGTGGAAGTGTTATCGAAAGAACAGTTGGGCGCAAGTATCGGCAAGGCCCAGCGGGCCGCTTTGGCAATCACGGATGCCGGATTTGGCCTGGCGGTCAAGAAATTGTGCCTGGAGCACACATAG
- the infB gene encoding translation initiation factor IF-2 gives MSKYRVYELAKDYNTTSKVIIDILARNNIVAKNHMSSVEDNAKAVIERTFARKTGPEMPEPQGQPKPPKEDRNANLRPAQSPASMPAVAPKPAADDRRGIQPQRPQPTAPVQNRQPYPAGQRPAGQAGQARPNPGNSGRYGANAQTGQRPAPQSHNTAQAGQRPPQQGYHQQGGQRPPYSSAPGQQRPPQRPNNMPNMPAGQRPAAPGQGGHHTAGGAPQGQPHQQQRFSQTGGTGSRNIGDRQGPNAPQQQRPNQPGRNDQFRSKNQHTGQGQQQPYSKQQQQQGTNRKGPANTRQRSPQRNSNQRPPMNAQAQVRQEPAKPKVVKLDGPATVKELSSKFGREVSEIIKKLMVLGVMAGINQEVDIETASILGSEFGITVEELPPAEDPTEIPEIEDSPESLLPRPPVVTIMGHVDHGKTSLLDAIRQTNVTAQEAGGITQHIGAYQVNYQGKKVVFLDTPGHEAFTAMRARGAQVTDVAILVVAADDGVMPQTIEAINHAKAAKVPIIVAVNKIDRPEANPDRVTQQLTEHGLVPEQWGGDTIVVPVSAHTKAGISELLEMILLVSEVQDLKANPNRLAYGTIIEAQLDKGRGPVASVLVQKGTLHIGDTIIAGTAFGKVRAMVNERGEKLKKAPPSTPVEVLGLSDVPQAGDILVAVDESTARAVAEKRFAKKRTDEMNQVQKVSLDDLFSQIQEGKLKDLNIVIKADVQGSIEALRQAFAGLQNKEVRVSIVHAGVGAINESDVMLASAANALIIGFNVRPDANSRKAAEAEKIDIRTYRIIYDVINDVEAAMTGMLAPEYKEAVQGRIEVRKVFSVPKAVVAGSYVLEGKVTNHSQIRIIRNGIVIHEGKVESLRRFKDEVKEATAGYECGISIEKFRDIKEGDILEAFTMELVKPGS, from the coding sequence ATGTCGAAATATAGAGTATATGAACTGGCAAAAGACTATAATACAACCAGCAAGGTCATCATCGATATATTAGCGCGTAATAACATTGTTGCCAAAAATCATATGAGCAGCGTCGAAGATAATGCCAAAGCCGTTATTGAACGGACTTTCGCCCGTAAGACAGGTCCGGAAATGCCGGAACCGCAGGGTCAGCCTAAACCGCCGAAAGAGGACAGAAATGCTAATCTGAGACCGGCGCAATCGCCGGCATCTATGCCGGCGGTTGCGCCCAAACCCGCTGCCGATGACCGGCGCGGCATTCAGCCACAAAGACCTCAGCCGACGGCGCCGGTTCAGAACCGTCAGCCTTATCCAGCCGGACAGAGGCCTGCCGGTCAGGCGGGTCAGGCAAGACCGAACCCCGGTAACTCTGGGAGATACGGGGCCAATGCTCAAACGGGTCAAAGGCCTGCACCCCAGTCTCATAATACTGCCCAGGCCGGCCAGCGGCCGCCCCAGCAGGGATATCATCAGCAAGGGGGACAGCGTCCTCCCTATTCATCAGCGCCGGGCCAACAACGTCCGCCCCAAAGGCCTAACAATATGCCCAATATGCCGGCCGGACAACGTCCGGCAGCGCCGGGCCAGGGGGGACATCATACTGCAGGTGGGGCGCCGCAGGGCCAGCCGCACCAACAGCAGCGTTTTTCACAGACTGGTGGGACGGGCAGCCGTAATATCGGTGACAGGCAAGGGCCAAATGCCCCGCAGCAACAAAGACCGAATCAACCGGGCAGGAATGATCAATTCAGGTCTAAAAACCAGCATACGGGTCAAGGGCAACAACAGCCTTACTCTAAACAACAGCAGCAACAAGGGACTAACAGAAAAGGGCCTGCTAATACGAGGCAGCGTTCACCACAGCGAAATTCCAATCAACGCCCGCCAATGAACGCTCAGGCGCAAGTCAGGCAAGAACCGGCCAAACCGAAAGTGGTGAAACTGGACGGACCGGCTACGGTAAAAGAATTATCCAGTAAGTTTGGGCGGGAAGTAAGCGAAATCATCAAAAAACTCATGGTGCTTGGAGTCATGGCCGGGATTAATCAAGAGGTGGATATTGAAACCGCCTCGATCCTGGGCTCTGAATTTGGCATCACTGTGGAGGAACTGCCGCCGGCGGAAGATCCTACGGAAATTCCGGAAATTGAAGACAGTCCGGAATCCCTTTTGCCCAGACCGCCGGTCGTTACCATCATGGGCCACGTGGACCACGGCAAAACCTCGCTGCTGGATGCGATCCGCCAAACCAACGTGACTGCCCAGGAAGCCGGCGGGATTACGCAGCATATCGGGGCTTATCAAGTCAACTACCAGGGTAAGAAAGTGGTGTTTCTCGATACGCCGGGGCATGAAGCCTTCACGGCTATGCGAGCTCGCGGGGCGCAGGTTACTGATGTTGCCATCCTGGTTGTGGCAGCAGATGACGGCGTGATGCCTCAAACTATCGAAGCGATTAACCATGCTAAAGCAGCTAAGGTGCCGATTATCGTCGCTGTGAACAAAATAGACCGGCCCGAAGCTAACCCGGACCGGGTTACCCAGCAGCTGACTGAGCACGGACTGGTGCCGGAGCAATGGGGCGGTGATACGATTGTTGTCCCGGTTTCGGCTCATACCAAGGCCGGTATTAGCGAATTGCTGGAAATGATTCTCCTGGTATCCGAAGTCCAAGACCTGAAAGCCAATCCCAATCGACTGGCTTACGGCACTATCATTGAAGCTCAGCTGGACAAGGGGAGAGGGCCGGTTGCCAGTGTGCTGGTACAAAAAGGAACTTTACATATCGGCGATACCATTATTGCCGGCACTGCCTTTGGCAAGGTCAGAGCCATGGTGAATGAGCGGGGAGAAAAACTGAAAAAAGCGCCGCCCTCGACGCCGGTGGAAGTATTGGGCCTGTCAGATGTGCCCCAAGCCGGCGATATTTTGGTGGCGGTAGATGAATCAACGGCCCGGGCAGTGGCGGAAAAACGCTTTGCCAAAAAGCGCACGGATGAAATGAATCAGGTGCAAAAAGTTTCACTTGATGATCTCTTTAGCCAGATTCAGGAAGGCAAGCTCAAGGACCTGAACATCGTGATCAAAGCTGACGTGCAGGGGTCCATTGAAGCCCTTCGCCAAGCTTTTGCCGGCTTACAGAACAAAGAAGTCCGGGTCAGTATTGTCCATGCCGGTGTGGGCGCTATCAACGAATCGGACGTTATGCTGGCTTCAGCGGCCAATGCCTTAATCATCGGCTTTAACGTGCGCCCTGACGCCAATTCTCGCAAAGCGGCCGAGGCGGAAAAAATCGATATCCGCACTTACCGCATCATTTACGATGTCATCAACGATGTAGAGGCCGCTATGACCGGCATGCTAGCGCCAGAGTACAAAGAAGCGGTTCAGGGCAGAATTGAAGTGAGAAAGGTGTTCTCCGTGCCCAAAGCTGTTGTTGCCGGCTCCTATGTGCTGGAAGGGAAAGTGACCAATCATTCCCAAATCCGTATCATCCGCAACGGCATTGTCATTCATGAGGGCAAAGTTGAATCGCTGCGGCGTTTCAAAGATGAAGTCAAAGAAGCTACCGCCGGATATGAATGCGGTATTTCCATAGAAAAATTCCGGGACATAAAAGAAGGAGATATATTGGAAGCCTTCACTATGGAATTGGTGAAACCGGGCAGTTAG
- the rbfA gene encoding 30S ribosome-binding factor RbfA yields the protein MGQLRIEKVQEFIKQEISNMILTELKDPRIGFVTVTRVEATGDLHQAKVFVSVMGSDESKAQSLKGLQSALGYLRTEIGKRIQLRITPELSFHLDETLDHSVKIQKLLDQIKQNEAGNADES from the coding sequence ATGGGACAGCTGCGTATCGAAAAAGTCCAGGAGTTTATTAAACAAGAAATCAGTAATATGATATTAACTGAGTTGAAAGATCCCCGGATTGGATTTGTTACCGTTACCCGGGTAGAAGCCACCGGAGATCTGCATCAAGCCAAAGTTTTTGTCAGTGTGATGGGCAGCGATGAGAGTAAAGCCCAAAGTTTAAAAGGATTGCAAAGCGCTTTGGGTTATTTGAGGACTGAGATCGGCAAACGGATCCAGTTACGAATTACGCCGGAACTCTCGTTTCATCTGGATGAAACTTTGGATCACAGCGTCAAGATACAGAAACTGCTGGATCAGATAAAACAGAACGAAGCGGGAAATGCTGATGAAAGTTAG
- a CDS encoding DHH family phosphoesterase, producing the protein MKVSLDQAHNLIRSADQILITGHIHPDGDCLGSMLGLYHHLKAAGKKATLLLDDDVPSGFRFLPNWTDIKKPAHQNEQYITDLLIVLDASDKERIGRVGACVSGPVLNLDHHVSNTQFADYWYVDTKAAATGEIIVDLIHAAGEPIDPDSALCLYTAIATDCGFFRYANTTPKVLRYAADLLEQKVKPELVSESIETSTLADIQSLIAVLGTLELQQEGRAALITVDSHALSLTENTESYINYPRSIAGVEVAVMLKEVEADCVRVSLRSKTADVSKIALSFGGGGHMRAAGCTLNTTLDQAKSRILEAIARGLAER; encoded by the coding sequence ATGAAAGTTAGTTTGGATCAGGCGCACAATCTTATACGATCGGCTGATCAAATCCTTATTACCGGTCATATTCATCCGGATGGAGACTGCCTGGGGTCCATGCTGGGCCTGTATCATCATCTAAAGGCGGCGGGAAAGAAAGCAACGCTGCTGTTAGATGATGATGTGCCAAGCGGGTTTCGGTTTTTGCCAAATTGGACCGATATAAAAAAACCGGCTCATCAGAACGAACAATATATCACGGATTTATTGATTGTATTGGATGCCAGCGATAAAGAAAGAATTGGCCGCGTGGGAGCCTGCGTCAGCGGGCCGGTTCTAAACCTGGATCACCATGTGTCCAATACTCAGTTTGCTGATTATTGGTATGTGGATACCAAGGCGGCCGCCACCGGTGAAATCATTGTGGATCTGATCCATGCCGCCGGCGAGCCGATTGATCCTGACTCTGCGCTGTGCTTATACACGGCTATTGCTACGGACTGCGGTTTTTTCCGTTATGCGAATACGACGCCAAAGGTTTTGCGGTATGCGGCGGATTTACTGGAGCAAAAGGTGAAGCCTGAGCTGGTGTCCGAATCCATTGAAACCAGCACCTTGGCTGATATCCAGTCACTTATCGCCGTATTAGGGACATTGGAACTGCAGCAAGAAGGTCGGGCCGCCCTGATTACGGTTGATTCTCATGCTTTGTCTCTGACCGAAAATACCGAAAGCTATATTAATTATCCCCGCAGTATTGCCGGGGTGGAAGTAGCTGTTATGCTGAAGGAAGTGGAAGCCGACTGCGTTCGGGTGAGTTTGAGGTCAAAGACCGCTGATGTCAGTAAAATTGCACTTTCCTTTGGTGGCGGCGGGCATATGAGAGCTGCCGGCTGCACCCTTAATACTACCTTGGACCAGGCAAAAAGCAGGATATTAGAGGCGATTGCCCGCGGACTGGCGGAGCGGTAA
- the truB gene encoding tRNA pseudouridine(55) synthase TruB: MFHALNVLKPPGMTSHDVVSFVRRVYQTKQVGHAGTLDPAAAGVLPVLLGRATRLVEYFADCSKSYRVELTFGYQTDTGDDTGAVIKSQDPPNLRFDQMEPVLRQFLGTQFQIPPVYSAIKVGGKKMYELARQGLEVQPEPRQITIQDIKLLRVQDNTILFDVECSKGTYIRSLCVDIGQAAGCPAVMSFLVRTRVGGFLLDTAATLEEIQTHPEICLTSPDLYLEHLPRLTIDQPLAAGFINGQKISAPPSRPDTANDTGDFLLRIYHGNRFIGIGKATAHGLIAPHKIFPTDR, translated from the coding sequence ATGTTTCACGCATTGAATGTTCTCAAACCACCGGGGATGACCTCACATGATGTGGTGTCCTTTGTCCGGAGAGTATACCAAACAAAACAAGTAGGTCATGCCGGAACTTTGGACCCCGCTGCCGCCGGAGTCTTGCCGGTGCTGCTGGGACGGGCTACCCGGCTGGTTGAGTATTTTGCCGATTGCAGTAAAAGCTACCGGGTTGAACTTACTTTTGGCTATCAAACCGATACGGGTGACGATACCGGCGCAGTGATTAAGTCCCAAGACCCACCGAACCTGCGGTTCGATCAAATGGAACCTGTTTTGCGGCAGTTCTTAGGCACTCAGTTTCAGATACCACCGGTCTATTCCGCCATCAAGGTCGGCGGCAAGAAAATGTACGAACTGGCGCGTCAAGGGCTGGAGGTGCAGCCGGAACCACGACAAATTACCATTCAGGACATAAAACTGTTACGAGTTCAGGATAATACCATATTGTTTGACGTGGAATGCTCCAAGGGAACTTATATCCGTTCTTTATGTGTTGATATCGGACAGGCGGCGGGTTGTCCGGCAGTCATGTCTTTTCTGGTTCGGACCAGGGTCGGCGGATTTTTGTTGGATACCGCCGCAACCCTCGAGGAAATCCAGACTCATCCTGAGATTTGTTTAACATCGCCTGATTTATATTTGGAACATTTGCCTCGATTGACAATAGACCAGCCTCTTGCCGCCGGTTTTATAAACGGGCAGAAAATTTCGGCCCCGCCATCTAGGCCGGATACAGCAAACGACACAGGGGATTTTCTCCTGAGAATATACCATGGCAACCGATTCATTGGTATTGGAAAAGCGACAGCTCATGGCTTGATCGCGCCCCATAAGATTTTTCCCACTGATCGATGA